GACAGCAGTGCTGAAGCGCGACGATATGACCTTTATGAAGTTCCAGGGACTGTTTAATTAATTGCATGTCCGCTACACCTACACATAACGAATTATTTGAGCAGCACCGCGTGGCGGTGCTGATTCCTACTTATAACAATGCCACCACACTGGGGGCAGTGATAAAGGACGCGCTGACCTATACCCATCATGTAATTGTGGTAAACGATGGCGCTACCGATCATACTGCTGAGGTGCTGGTATCACACCCTTCTGTACAGCTAGTTTCGTATAGTCCTAACCGTGGTAAGGGAATAGCGTTGCGCAAGGGCTTTAGCTATGCCAAAGAGCAGGGCTACGACTATGTCATCACCATGGATGCAGACGGGCAGCACTTTGCGAGCGACCTTCCGGTGTTACTGAATAAGATCAGTGAAGATCCGGATGCGCTGGTGATAGGCGCCCGAAACCTGCAACAGGAGAACATGCCGGGAAAAAATACTTTTGCCAATAAATTCTCCAACTTCTGGTTTTATGTGGAAACAGGGCTGAAAATGCCTGATACGCAGTCTGGCTACCGCTTGTATCCTTTGCATAGAATGGGAAACAGCCAATACTGGTGCACCAAATATGAATTTGAGATAGAAGTACTGGTACGTAGCGCCTGGAAAGGAATTAAGATAGACTGGGCGCCGGTTAAGGTCTATTATCCGCCGGCAGAAGAGCGCGTTTCGCATTTCAGGCCTTTCCGCGATTTCTCCCGTATCTCTGTGCTGAACACCGTATTGGTATTCATTACACTGATATATATCAAACCGAGGGACGTTATCCGTTATCTCTCCAAATGGGATAACTGGAAGCGTATGTGGAAAGAGGAAGTGCTGAACCCGACAGAAAGTAATAGTAAGAAGGCAGCAGCGATAGGCTTTGGTGTATTTATGGGAATAGTGCCTATCTGGGGCTTTCAGCTGCTGGTAGCGATATTATTATCAATAAAATTTAAATTAAATAAAGCATTGGTGGTACTGGCTGCACATATCAGTACACCGCCATTGACGGTGCTGGTATTATATGCCAGCTTTATCACCGGAAAGATGTATCTGGGGCAGTCTTCCAAGGATTTGATTTTCCTGGGGCAGAGCCTTGCGCAGATGAAAAAAACTGCCATGGAGAATCTCCTGCAGTACGTGCTGGGCGCATGCACATTGGCAGTTGCTGCCGGAATTTTATCGTGGCTGGTGAGTCTGGCCGTTTTATCCATATTCAGAAAAAAGAAACCTCTTCAGGATTTTCAGGAACAATAAAAAATGAGTACTCTCTTCGTAGCGATATATAATTTTTTTGAACGCCATAAAACATGGCTATGG
The Chitinophaga sp. Cy-1792 genome window above contains:
- a CDS encoding DUF2062 domain-containing protein, with the translated sequence MSATPTHNELFEQHRVAVLIPTYNNATTLGAVIKDALTYTHHVIVVNDGATDHTAEVLVSHPSVQLVSYSPNRGKGIALRKGFSYAKEQGYDYVITMDADGQHFASDLPVLLNKISEDPDALVIGARNLQQENMPGKNTFANKFSNFWFYVETGLKMPDTQSGYRLYPLHRMGNSQYWCTKYEFEIEVLVRSAWKGIKIDWAPVKVYYPPAEERVSHFRPFRDFSRISVLNTVLVFITLIYIKPRDVIRYLSKWDNWKRMWKEEVLNPTESNSKKAAAIGFGVFMGIVPIWGFQLLVAILLSIKFKLNKALVVLAAHISTPPLTVLVLYASFITGKMYLGQSSKDLIFLGQSLAQMKKTAMENLLQYVLGACTLAVAAGILSWLVSLAVLSIFRKKKPLQDFQEQ